Proteins from a genomic interval of Musa acuminata AAA Group cultivar baxijiao chromosome BXJ1-9, Cavendish_Baxijiao_AAA, whole genome shotgun sequence:
- the LOC103997429 gene encoding uncharacterized protein LOC103997429 — translation MAGEGETQTAAVSDPLLSPPTSSLGFPFDVSSLLSLSRRGQWRALLDAVADARRDSHLLPHHHLACLALSSLALSKLRRFSDAAAEIDALDASFDSPRFRFETYPAAYPGRSGSMIPFALRFLHADLPQRLGSRSVTLDRLYALLDLVQYKIQEETVAAPAADRWRRREAFVMATLCCNHFAHREFEVVLALIRQLLERDPSDPLLLSRLGYVQLQIGDLTGAKASFARVESLHPEGERTVELENLVGRNRALEFIVAKDYTAAVREYEECIERDPADVVALNNKALCLLYSRDLSDSIKVLEGALERVPTGALNETLVMNLCSMYELAYVNHGDVKKSLSNWIAQVAPDDFDPSCTRI, via the coding sequence ATGGCTGGCGAAGGCGAGACCCAAACTGCCGCGGTCTCCGACCCCCTCCTCTCCCCTCCGACCTCTTCTTTAGGCTTCCCCTTCGACGTGTCCTCTCTCCTTTCTCTGTCTCGCCGGGGCCAGTGGCGCGCCCTCCTCGACGCTGTCGCCGACGCCCGCCGCGACTCCCACCTTCTCCCGCACCATCACCTCGCCTGCCTTGCCCTCTCGTCCCTTGCCCTCTCCAAGCTCCGCCGCTTCTCCGATGCCGCGGCCGAGATCGATGCTCTCGATGCCTCGTTCGATTCCCCTCGCTTCCGCTTCGAGACCTACCCCGCCGCCTACCCTGGCCGCTCCGGCTCCATGATCCCTTTCGCCCTCCGCTTCCTCCACGCCGACCTTCCCCAGCGCCTCGGCAGTCGATCCGTCACCCTTGATCGCCTCTACGCCCTCCTCGACCTCGTCCAATACAAGATCCAGGAGGAGACCGTTGCCGCCCCCGCCGCCGATCGGTGGCGCCGCAGGGAGGCCTTCGTGATGGCCACCCTCTGCTGCAATCACTTTGCCCACCGCGAGTTCGAGGTGGTCCTCGCGCTGATCCGGCAGCTCCTCGAGCGGGATCCGTCCGATCCGCTGCTCCTCTCCCGGTTAGGGTACGTGCAGCTCCAGATCGGTGATCTGACCGGCGCTAAGGCATCCTTTGCGAGGGTGGAGAGCCTTCACCCGGAAGGGGAGCGGACGGTGGAGTTGGAGAATCTTGTGGGGAGAAATAGGGCGCTGGAGTTCATTGTGGCCAAGGATTACACTGCCGCGGTGAGGGAGTACGAGGAGTGCATTGAGAGGGATCCTGCTGACGTTGTAGCACTGAACAATAAAGCCCTGTGCTTATTGTACTCGAGGGACCTCTCCGATTCGATCAAGGTGCTTGAGGGGGCACTGGAGAGGGTGCCTACCGGGGCCTTGAATGAGACTCTGGTCATGAATCTCTGCAGCATGTATGAGCTAGCATATGTCAACCATGGGGACGTCAAGAAGAGTCTCAGCAATTGGATTGCTCAGGTCGCGCCTGATGACTTTGACCCTTCTTGTACCCGCATCTGA
- the LOC103997428 gene encoding calcium-dependent protein kinase 24 yields MSQASNPPPNRPSKPSSVLPYKTPALRDHYRIGKKLGQGQFGTTYLCVDKSDGKDYACKSIPKRKLLCREDYEDVWREIQIMHHLSEHPNVVRIKGTYEDALFVHLVMELCAGGELFDRIIQKGHYSERKAAQLIKTIVGVVEACHSLGVMHRDLKPENFLFASAGEDAALKATDFGLSMFYKPGDIFSDVVGSPYYVAPEVLHKLYGPEADVWSAGVILYILLSGVPPFWAETEAGIFRQILKGHLDFESEPWPGISDSAKDLIRNMLNRDPRKRFTAHQVLCHPWIVDDKVAPDRPLDSAVLSRLKQFSAMNKLKKMALRVIAESLSEEEIGGLKELFNMIDTDKSGTITFDELKDGLKRVGSEMMESEIQALMDAADIDKSGTIDYGEFLAATVHINKLEREENLISAFSYFDKDGSGYITIDELSQACREFGLDDVHLDEMIKEIDQDNDGQIDYSEFAAMMRKGNGGIGRRTMRNSFIFNPADARKTEER; encoded by the exons ATGAGCCAGGCGTCCAATCCCCCTCCCAATCGGCCCTCCAAGCCCTCCTCGGTCCTCCCTTACAAGACCCCAGCGTTACGGGACCATTACCGCATCGGCAAGAAGCTCGGGCAGGGGCAGTTCGGCACGACGTACCTCTGCGTCGACAAGAGCGACGGCAAGGACTACGCCTGCAAGTCCATCCCCAAGCGCAAACTCCTCTGCCGCGAGGACTATGAGGACGTGTGGCGCGAGATCCAGATCATGCACCACCTCTCGGAGCACCCCAATGTGGTCAGGATCAAGGGCACCTACGAGGACGCGCTCTTCGTGCACCTGGTCATGGAGCTGTGCGCGGGCGGCGAGCTCTTCGACAGGATCATCCAGAAGGGGCACTACAGCGAGAGGAAGGCGGCGCAGCTGATCAAGACTATCGTCGGAGTCGTGGAAGCGTGTCACTCGCTCGGGGTGATGCATCGTGATCTCAAGCCGGAGAATTTCTTGTTCGCCAGCGCCGGTGAGGATGCGGCGCTCAAAGCTACGGATTTTGGACTCTCCATGTTCTATAAGCCAG GTGATATATTTTCCGACGTGGTTGGAAGCCCATATTATGTTGCTCCTGAGGTACTGCATAAACTTTATGGACCAGAAGCAGATGTATGGAGTGCCGGagtcattttatatattttgttaaGTGGAGTGCCACCTTTCTGGGCAG AAACTGAAGCAGGGATATTCAGACAGATTCTAAAGGGTCATCTAGATTTTGAATCTGAACCATGGCCTGGCATTTCTGATAGCGCTAAGGATCTGATACGAAATATGCTTAATAGAGATCCGAGGAAGAGATTTACAGCACATCAGGTTCTTT GTCATCCATGGATCGTTGATGATAAAGTTGCACCTGATAGGCCCCTGGATTCTGCAGTGCTATCACGGCTTAAGCAGTTCTCTGCGATGAACAAGCTTAAGAAGATGGCTCTACGG GTCATTGCTGAAAGCCTCTCTGAAGAAGAAATTGGTGGTCTGAAGGAGTTGTTCAACATGATCGATACAGACAAAAGTGGAACCATCACATTTGATGAACTGAAAGATGGCTTGAAAAGAGTGGGGTCTGAAATGATGGAATCTGAAATTCAGGCACTTATGGATGCT GCTGATATCGATAAAAGTGGCACGATAGACTATGGTGAATTTCTTGCAGCGACAGTACACATCAATAAGTTGGAGAGAGAAGAGAATCTGATATCAGcgttctcgtattttgataaagaTGGAAGTGGTTACATAACTATTGATGAACTATCACAAGCTTGTAGAGAATTTGGCCTTGATGATGTTCACCTTGATGAGATGATAAAAGAAATTGATCAAGACAAT GACGGGCAGATAGATTACAGTGAATTTGCGGCAATGATGAGAAAAGGCAATGGAGGAATTGGAAGAAGGACGATGCGAAACAGCTTCATTTTTAATCCAGCTGACGCCCGCAAGACAGAGGAACGCTAA
- the LOC135592719 gene encoding uncharacterized protein LOC135592719 — MNSGKLLRIAAHEANNSTEASLGEAFLLIQNQLKPPFPLTIPSPSEYSQLNRAIAFGVLTEPHLTKTHLTHLHAIVVDGYELFTSILVKLCNESFPKLLDSPKSQLLHVCSALVNVSALKIESLLISLLRQINGGDFTESNLWLSSELLKMLSDNWNWLLEESLVLTSALFVYLRLLSDHYRLAGSVKLEELKRMEIDFCVKVLRQCFHLCLQIGRDLVRLLQDLVYISEFKDLWKDLLSDPKKLGVAEFSDLSDIYRIRTPTHYFLLRIPPEMESQLRFLLTYVRWGNQRRYQAWFAKKHLCWPGSETVISDIVRFICCAHHPSNEIIQSNVISRWAVIGWLLKCCRRNHFEANVKLALFYDWLFFDDRVDSIMNIEPAMLLMVNSVPKYVDIAHMLLEFLFLLVDNYDVDRRVLLARGVTASCRLLLRKGVVHSMEPLTSCDLLSPLLREKLRSFLPGSELSDKNKIQEGEVSVASEGKRLVQC, encoded by the coding sequence ATGAACTCCGGAAAGTTGCTTCGAATCGCCGCCCACGAAGCGAACAACTCGACGGAAGCctctctcggagaagcatttctcCTCATCCAGAACCAACTGAAACCCCCATTTCCCCTGACGATCCCTTCTCCCTCGGAATACTCCCAATTGAATCGCGCAATCGCTTTCGGCGTGCTGACTGAACCCCACCTCACTAAAACCCACCTCACCCACCTCCACGCTATCGTCGTCGACGGCTATGAGCTCTTCACCTCCATCCTCGTCAAGCTCTGCAATGAATCCTTCCCCAAGCTTCTCGATTCCCCAAAATCTCAGCTTCTCCACGTCTGCTCCGCGCTTGTCAATGTGTCGGCCCTAAAGATCGAATCTTTGCTGATATCTCTCTTGAGGCAGATCAATGGCGGCGATTTCACCGAGTCGAATTTGTGGCTGAGCTCGGAGCTTCTCAAGATGCTGTCCGACAATTGGAATTGGTTGTTGGAGGAGTCGTTGGTTCTTACGAGCGCCTTGTTCGTCTACCTCCGGTTGCTGTCAGATCATTACAGATTAGCGGGCAGCGTGAAGTTGGAGGAGCTGAAGAGGATGGAGATCGACTTTTGTGTCAAGGTACTGAGACAGTGTTTCCATTTGTGTCTGCAGATCGGAAGAGACCTCGTTCGCCTTCTCCAGGACTTGGTCTACATCTCTGAGTTCAAGGATCTGTGGAAGGATCTGTTGTCTGATCCTAAAAAACTGGGAGTTGCAGAATTTTCTGATCTTTCCGACATCTATCGGATAAGAACACCAACACACTATTTCCTGCTGAGGATTCCTCCTGAAATGGAGAGCCAATTGAGGTTTCTGCTCACCTATGTGAGGTGGGGGAACCAGAGAAGGTACCAAGCATGGTTCGCCAAGAAGCATCTATGTTGGCCTGGCAGCGAGACCGTGATAAGCGACATAGTTCGATTCATCTGCTGTGCCCACCACCCTTCCAACGAGATCATCCAGTCCAATGTCATCTCGCGGTGGGCAGTGATCGGTTGGCTTCTGAAGTGTTGCAGGAGGAACCACTTCGAGGCGAACGTGAAGCTCGCATTGTTCTACGACTGGCTGTTCTTCGACGACAGGGTTGACAGCATCATGAACATCGAACCTGCGATGCTTCTGATGGTGAATTCGGTGCCCAAGTATGTTGATATTGCTCATATGCTGCTGGAGTTCTTGTTCTTGTTGGTGGACAACTATGATGTTGACCGAAGAGTGCTGCTTGCTCGGGGTGTGACGGCGTCGTGTCGTCTGCTGCTGAGGAAAGGAGTGGTTCATTCGATGGAGCCACTGACTTCTTGTGATCTGCTAtctccattgctgagggaaaagctCAGATCCTTCCTTCCGGGATCAGAGCTGAGTGACAAGAACAAGATTCAAGAAGGAGAAGTATCTGTTGCCTCGGAAGGGAAAAGGTTGGTACAATGCTGA
- the LOC103997426 gene encoding CBS domain-containing protein CBSCBSPB3, with amino-acid sequence MSTHAVHPPKRNNLPSRRGQPAVKKSVPSENGGVATDSSLSVAAPNGRPTKPTSPKQASGERTVKKLRPSKALIIPEGTTVSDACRRMAARKVDAVLLTDANGLLSGIVTNKDIATRVISEGLKLEQTIVSKIMTRNPVFIMADTPVMEALQKMVQGKFRHLPVVENGEVIAMLDITKCLYDAISRMEKAAEQGSAIAAAVEGVERQWGSNLSAPNAFVETLRERMFKPTLSTIVMENAKVVVVSPSDPVYVATKKMREFQVNSVIIATGSKIHGILTSKDVLLRVVAQNLLPELTPVEKVMTANPKCVTLDTAILEALHIMHDGKFLHLPVLGRDEHIVACLDVLQLAHAAISMVEGDSGAVNDMANTMMQKLWYSACSFEPADEEYDTHSELSALMTSEYAETVKYMYPPHSGNSFAFKIEDGKGHIHRFNCGTENLDELLSAVMQRIGLDADTNKLRLLYEDDEDDKVLLTTDSDLVGAVYHARFAGWKVLRLHIDDSETKKEDPRSSDLTEVSRSRVTSLQVGILGATVALAGIGIMVYLKRSRM; translated from the exons ATGAGCACCCATGCCGTCCATCCCCCCAAAAGGAACAATCTGCCTTCTCGCCGCGGCCAGCCGGCGGTCAAGAAGTCGGTCCCGTCGGAGAACGGCGGCGTTGCCACTGATTCCTCCTTATCGGTCGCCGCTCCCAACGGGCGGCCGACCAAGCCGACTTCCCCTAAGCAAGCTTC TGGGGAGAGGACGGTGAAGAAGCTGAGGCCATCGAAAGCTTTGATTATCCCGGAGGGCACGACTGTTTCCGATGCGTGCAGGAGGATGGCCGCGCGCAAGGTGGACGCTGTTCTGTTAACGGATGCGAATGGGCTTCTTTCTGGGATTGTTACAAATAAG GATATAGCGACGAGGGTTATCTCGGAGGGGTTAAAGCTGGAGCAGACGATTGTGTCGAAGATCATGACTAGGAACCCGGTGTTTATCATGGCAGATACTCCTGTGATGGAGGCGCTGCAGAAGATGGTCCAAG GAAAATTTAGGCACCTTCCTGTTGTAGAGAATGGTGAAGTTATTGCGATGTTGGATATCACAAAGTGCCTGTATGATGCCATATCAAGAATGGAAAAGGCTGCAGAGCAAGGCagtgcaattgcagctgcagttgAGGGGGTCGAACGCCAATGGGGAAGCAACTTGTCAG CCCCTAATGCTTTTGTTGAAACACTTCGAGAACGGATGTTTAAGCCAACTTTGTCAACTATAGTGATGGAGAATGCTAA AGTTGTGGTGGTATCTCCTTCAGATCCTGTCTATGTTGCTACGAAAAAGATGCGTGAGTTTCAGGTTAACTCGGTCATCATTGCGACAGGAAGCAAGATACATGGCATTTTAAC ATCAAAGGATGTGCTCTTGCGAGTagttgcccaaaatcttttaccaGAATTGACTCCTGTGGAGAAG GTAATGACTGCAAATCCTAAATGTGTTACTCTAGACACAGCAATTCTTGAAGCGTTGCACATCATGCACGATGGGAAATTCTTGCATCTTCCAGTGCTCGGCAGAG ATGAACACATTGTTGCCTGTTTGGATGTTCTGCAACTAGCACATGCTGCAATTTCCATG GTTGAAGGAGATTCTGGAGCTGTAAATGACATGGCAAACACAATGATGCAGAAGTTGTGGTATTCTGCCTGTTCTTTCGAGCCGGCAGATGAGGAATATGATACACACAG TGAATTGTCAGCACTGATGACATCCGAATATGCTGAAACTGTCAAGTATATGTATCCCCCTCATAGTGGAAactcatttgctttcaaaattgagGATGGAAAAGGACATATACATAGATTTAATTGTG GtactgagaatttagatgagcttCTATCTGCTGTAATGCAAAGGATAGGGCTTGATGCTGACACTAACAAACTAAGGCTTTTG TATGAAGATGACGAAGATGACAAGGTTCTATTAACTACAGATAGTGATCTTGTTGGAGCTGTATATCATGCCAGATTTGCGGGATGGAAG GTTCTAAGGCTGCATATTGATGACTCAGAAACCAAAAAGGAAGATCCAAGATCATCAGATCTCACAGAAGTCTCTAGGAGCAGAGTGACATCTCTTCAGGTGGGAATTTTGGGAGCAACAGTGGCACTGGCAGGCATTGGAATTATGGTTTACTTGAAAAGATCCAGGATGTGA
- the LOC135582522 gene encoding filament-like plant protein 3 isoform X1, with translation MDHRGWLLRRKSSEKSPDETESPGSASSHSENYSDDQEALRSSPNDASVDHAQSSEVSSSTYDGEVNQTVKRLTEKLSAALLNISAKEDLVNQHAKVAEDAVSGWEQAESEVAVVKHHLEIALQNNSALEEKNSQLDEALKECVKQLHQLKEDGEEKICEWESEKRELEKQLVELKAQLQAGKTDHVILDRGLQTRVEAVEKENTALKIELRSQSEDLQVLLLERELSNKAAETASKQHLESIKKVTKLEAECHRLQSINRRLSSVSDHKPVASSVCVGSSPDSQADSGERLFGIDSETSCADSWASSLIAELDQFKSEKARSRNLNTSVEIELMDDFLEMERLVALPEIDHENVAFKPETQYDQVVRRVSPLKIKNEIMNKKIVELEEKVEWLEHEKGELEIALSQSHTERSCNLLAAAENKIVELQTKIDLSTSEVMDLEGKRKELETELESAHSENGKLCEKVSFFQESFEAERVSSAEFKARIEIAEAARQALDSQLKSAQLEISNLKETVGLIECQVMEGRALASALTAKKEALEAKGKAMASQLEHANSEVWRLQEKVDFWELKAEEKTKLAAEFAIQVEAAEAARKKLEVDLKSAHEFATKVDAADAAKKTLEIQLASAHMDVVKLSGNVVSLKGKIEEERASSAEFAARCHKLEGDLLRMKREADLWRVAKSNREIKIKQEKELAMAAGKLEECQKTIASLSRQLKSLTTLDDFMIGDERPEHNIFLQHPSGDEAKDLEIIGSCTVSNGRERSSRQSSALSFFSSSSSNFSGFMRTLSRSRSITR, from the exons ATGGACCATCGGGGTTGGCTTTTGAGACGCAAATCATCAGAGAAGAGCCCGGACGAGACTGAGAGTCCAGGATCAGCTTCCTCTCATTCTGAAAATTACTCTGATGACCAG GAAGCACTGAGGTCTTCTCCGAATGATGCTTCAGTTGACCATGCTCAATCGTCAGAAGTTTCATCCAGTACTTATGATGGTGAAGTTAATCAAACTGTTAAGAGATTGACTGAGAAATTATCAGCTGCTCTTCTGAACATCAGTGCTAAAGAGGATCTTGTCAATCAGCATGCTAAAGTTGCAGAAGATGCTGTTTCGG GCTGGGAACAGGCAGAATCTGAGGTTGCAGTCGTAAAGCATCATCTTGAAATTGCACTCCAGAATAACTCTGCCCTTGAAGAAAAAAATAGCCAACTTGACGAGGCCCTCAAGGAATGTGTCAAACAGCTCCATCAATTGAAGGAGGATGGAGAGGAGAAGATATGTGAGTGGGAATCTGAGAAGCGTGAGCTTGAAAAACAACTCGTGGAACTCAAAGCACAGCTTCAAGCTGGAAAGACTGATCATGTAATACTTGATCGTGGACTTCAGACTAGAGTTGAAGCTGTTGAGAAAGAAAATACAGCTCTGAAGATTGAGCTCCGCTCTCAATCTGAAGATCTCCAGGTTTTATTGCTAGAGAGGGAGCTAAGCAACAAAGCAGCAGAAACAGCTAGCAAGCAACACTTAGAGAGCATAAAGAAAGTCACTAAACTTGAAGCTGAATGTCATCGATTGCAGAGTATAAACCGTAGGTTGTCATCAGTAAGCGATCACAAGCCGGTTGCGAGCTCAGTTTGTGTGGGATCTTCCCCTGACAGTCAAGCAGATAGTGGAGAACGTTTGTTTGGTATAGATAGTGAAACGAGCTGCGCAGATTCATGGGCATCTTCTTTAATTGCAGAACTTGATCAGTTCAAGAGTGAGAAAGCAAGATCAAGAAACCTCAACACATCTGTAGAGATTGAGCTTATGGATGATTTCCTTGAGATGGAGAGACTCGTTGCTTTGCCCGAGATCGATCATGAAAATGTTGCCTTTAAGCCAGAAACTCAGTATGACCAAGTTGTTAGAAGAGTCAGCCCCCTAAAAATCAAAAATgaaattatgaataaaaaaatagttGAATTAGAAGAAAAAGTTGAGTGGCTGGAACATGAGAAAGGAGAATTGGAGATAGCTTTGTCCCAATCACATACTGAGAGATCTTGCAATCTGCTGGCAGCAGCTGAAAATAAAATAGTTGAACTGCAAACAAAGATAGATTTGTCAACAAGTGAAGTCATGGATTTGGAGGGAAAGCGGAAGGAACTGGAGACTGAGTTAGAGTCAGCACACTCAGAAAATGGAAAGCTCTGCGAGAAGGTATCCTTCTTTCAAGAAAGTTTTGAGGCTGAGAGAGTATCGTCTGCTGAATTTAAAGCTAGGATAGAGATTGCTGAGGCTGCTAGACAGGCACTGGACTCTCAGCTCAAGTCAGCTCAGCTAGAAATCAGTAATCTAAAAGAGACAGTTGGACTAATAGAATGCCAGGTCATGGAGGGTAGAGCATTGGCTTCAGCATTGACAGCCAAAAAAGAGGCTTTGGAGGCAAAAGGAAAGGCAATGGCATCTCAGCTTGAGCATGCAAATTCAGAAGTTTGGAGACTACAGGAGAAGGTTGACTTCTGGGAACTGAAAGCTGAGGAGAAGACAAAATTAGCTGCTGAATTTGCCATTCAAGTAGAAGCTGCCGAGGCAGCAAGAAAGAAACTGGAGGTTGATCTCAAGTCAGCACATGAGTTTGCCACCAAAGTGGATGCTGCAGACGCAGCAAAAAAAACACTGGAAATCCAACTTGCATCAGCACATATGGACGTCGTGAAGCTGAGTGGCAATGTGGTCTCGTTGAAAGGAAAAATTGAAGAGGAAAGAGCATCATCTGCAGAATTTGCAGCCAGGTGTCATAAATTGGAGGGTGATTTGTTGAGGATGAAACGAGAAGCTGATTTATGGAGAGTTGCAAAGTCCAACCGGGAAATTAAAATAAAGCAG GAGAAAGAACTTGCCATGGCTGCTGGGAAATTGGAAGAATGCCAGAAGACGATCGCTTCCCTGAGCCGACAGTTGAAATCATTGACAACTTTGGATGACTTCATGATTGGAGACGAGAGGCCAGAACATAACATATTCTTGCAACATCCTAGTGGTGACGAAGCCAAAGATTTAGAGATCATAGGCAGCTGTACTGTCTCCAATGGCAGAGAAAGGAGTTCCCGTCAGTCTTCGGcactctcttttttctcttcttcgtcCTCAAATTTCTCTGGGTTCATGAGAACATTATCTCGTAGTAGGAGCATCACTCGCTAG
- the LOC135582522 gene encoding filament-like plant protein 1 isoform X2 → MLKLQKMLFRAESEVAVVKHHLEIALQNNSALEEKNSQLDEALKECVKQLHQLKEDGEEKICEWESEKRELEKQLVELKAQLQAGKTDHVILDRGLQTRVEAVEKENTALKIELRSQSEDLQVLLLERELSNKAAETASKQHLESIKKVTKLEAECHRLQSINRRLSSVSDHKPVASSVCVGSSPDSQADSGERLFGIDSETSCADSWASSLIAELDQFKSEKARSRNLNTSVEIELMDDFLEMERLVALPEIDHENVAFKPETQYDQVVRRVSPLKIKNEIMNKKIVELEEKVEWLEHEKGELEIALSQSHTERSCNLLAAAENKIVELQTKIDLSTSEVMDLEGKRKELETELESAHSENGKLCEKVSFFQESFEAERVSSAEFKARIEIAEAARQALDSQLKSAQLEISNLKETVGLIECQVMEGRALASALTAKKEALEAKGKAMASQLEHANSEVWRLQEKVDFWELKAEEKTKLAAEFAIQVEAAEAARKKLEVDLKSAHEFATKVDAADAAKKTLEIQLASAHMDVVKLSGNVVSLKGKIEEERASSAEFAARCHKLEGDLLRMKREADLWRVAKSNREIKIKQEKELAMAAGKLEECQKTIASLSRQLKSLTTLDDFMIGDERPEHNIFLQHPSGDEAKDLEIIGSCTVSNGRERSSRQSSALSFFSSSSSNFSGFMRTLSRSRSITR, encoded by the exons ATGCTAAAGTTGCAGAAGATGCTGTTTCGG GCAGAATCTGAGGTTGCAGTCGTAAAGCATCATCTTGAAATTGCACTCCAGAATAACTCTGCCCTTGAAGAAAAAAATAGCCAACTTGACGAGGCCCTCAAGGAATGTGTCAAACAGCTCCATCAATTGAAGGAGGATGGAGAGGAGAAGATATGTGAGTGGGAATCTGAGAAGCGTGAGCTTGAAAAACAACTCGTGGAACTCAAAGCACAGCTTCAAGCTGGAAAGACTGATCATGTAATACTTGATCGTGGACTTCAGACTAGAGTTGAAGCTGTTGAGAAAGAAAATACAGCTCTGAAGATTGAGCTCCGCTCTCAATCTGAAGATCTCCAGGTTTTATTGCTAGAGAGGGAGCTAAGCAACAAAGCAGCAGAAACAGCTAGCAAGCAACACTTAGAGAGCATAAAGAAAGTCACTAAACTTGAAGCTGAATGTCATCGATTGCAGAGTATAAACCGTAGGTTGTCATCAGTAAGCGATCACAAGCCGGTTGCGAGCTCAGTTTGTGTGGGATCTTCCCCTGACAGTCAAGCAGATAGTGGAGAACGTTTGTTTGGTATAGATAGTGAAACGAGCTGCGCAGATTCATGGGCATCTTCTTTAATTGCAGAACTTGATCAGTTCAAGAGTGAGAAAGCAAGATCAAGAAACCTCAACACATCTGTAGAGATTGAGCTTATGGATGATTTCCTTGAGATGGAGAGACTCGTTGCTTTGCCCGAGATCGATCATGAAAATGTTGCCTTTAAGCCAGAAACTCAGTATGACCAAGTTGTTAGAAGAGTCAGCCCCCTAAAAATCAAAAATgaaattatgaataaaaaaatagttGAATTAGAAGAAAAAGTTGAGTGGCTGGAACATGAGAAAGGAGAATTGGAGATAGCTTTGTCCCAATCACATACTGAGAGATCTTGCAATCTGCTGGCAGCAGCTGAAAATAAAATAGTTGAACTGCAAACAAAGATAGATTTGTCAACAAGTGAAGTCATGGATTTGGAGGGAAAGCGGAAGGAACTGGAGACTGAGTTAGAGTCAGCACACTCAGAAAATGGAAAGCTCTGCGAGAAGGTATCCTTCTTTCAAGAAAGTTTTGAGGCTGAGAGAGTATCGTCTGCTGAATTTAAAGCTAGGATAGAGATTGCTGAGGCTGCTAGACAGGCACTGGACTCTCAGCTCAAGTCAGCTCAGCTAGAAATCAGTAATCTAAAAGAGACAGTTGGACTAATAGAATGCCAGGTCATGGAGGGTAGAGCATTGGCTTCAGCATTGACAGCCAAAAAAGAGGCTTTGGAGGCAAAAGGAAAGGCAATGGCATCTCAGCTTGAGCATGCAAATTCAGAAGTTTGGAGACTACAGGAGAAGGTTGACTTCTGGGAACTGAAAGCTGAGGAGAAGACAAAATTAGCTGCTGAATTTGCCATTCAAGTAGAAGCTGCCGAGGCAGCAAGAAAGAAACTGGAGGTTGATCTCAAGTCAGCACATGAGTTTGCCACCAAAGTGGATGCTGCAGACGCAGCAAAAAAAACACTGGAAATCCAACTTGCATCAGCACATATGGACGTCGTGAAGCTGAGTGGCAATGTGGTCTCGTTGAAAGGAAAAATTGAAGAGGAAAGAGCATCATCTGCAGAATTTGCAGCCAGGTGTCATAAATTGGAGGGTGATTTGTTGAGGATGAAACGAGAAGCTGATTTATGGAGAGTTGCAAAGTCCAACCGGGAAATTAAAATAAAGCAG GAGAAAGAACTTGCCATGGCTGCTGGGAAATTGGAAGAATGCCAGAAGACGATCGCTTCCCTGAGCCGACAGTTGAAATCATTGACAACTTTGGATGACTTCATGATTGGAGACGAGAGGCCAGAACATAACATATTCTTGCAACATCCTAGTGGTGACGAAGCCAAAGATTTAGAGATCATAGGCAGCTGTACTGTCTCCAATGGCAGAGAAAGGAGTTCCCGTCAGTCTTCGGcactctcttttttctcttcttcgtcCTCAAATTTCTCTGGGTTCATGAGAACATTATCTCGTAGTAGGAGCATCACTCGCTAG